A genomic region of Dreissena polymorpha isolate Duluth1 chromosome 4, UMN_Dpol_1.0, whole genome shotgun sequence contains the following coding sequences:
- the LOC127878173 gene encoding surfeit locus protein 4-like gives MKKQNELMDKAEDVADQVLRHSKHILPHVARFCLISTFLEDGIRMWNQWGEQRDYMNISWGCGYFLGTVFVVVNMCGQLGGCVMILSRQKVPIGCGILFFIIALQTVAYSILWDLKFLLRNLALAGGVLLLLAENKAEGRSLFAGLPSLGENNPKQYMQLSGRILLVLMFLTLLRFEMDFLLMVQNLVGTAMIILIAIGYKTKLSALVLVVWLTCLNFYFNAFWSIPAYKPMRDFLKYDFFQTLSVIGGLLLVVAFGPGGVSMDEHKKKW, from the exons ATGAAGAAACAAAATGAACTTATGGACAAAGCAGAAGATGTGGCTGATCAG GTTCTACGCCACTCAAAGCACATTCTACCACACGTGGCCAGATTCTGCCTGATCAGCACATTCCTCGAGGACGGCATCCGAATGTGGAACCAGTGGGGCGAACAGCGCGACTACATGAACATCTCCTGGGGCTGTGGTTACTTCCTGGGCACGGTGTTTGTGGTCGTCAACATGTGCGGTCAGCTTGGCGGGTGTGTAATGATCCTGAGTCGACAGAAGGTGCCCATCGGATGTGGCATCCTATTCTTCATAATAGCATTACAG ACAGTAGCATACAGTATTCTATGGGATTTGAAGTTTTTACTCAG AAACCTGGCCCTGGCTGGCGGTGTACTACTCCTGCTTGCGGAAAACAAGGCGGAGGGTCGCAGTCTGTTTGCAGGCTTACCTTCCCTGGGTGAAAACAACCCCAAACAATACATGCAGCTCAGTGGTCGAATCCTCCTAGTTCTAATGTTCCTCACACTGCTCAG GTTCGAGATGGACTTCCTACTGATGGTACAGAACCTCGTTGGCACAGCCATGATCATCCTCATCGCCATCGGATACAAGACCAAGTTGTCCGCCCTAGTTCTCGTCGTCTGGCTGACGTgtttgaatttttatttcaacGCCTTCTGGAGTATTCCGGCGTACAAGCCCATGAGAGACTTCTTGAAGTATGACTTTTTCCAGACACTGTCGGTCATCGGTGGTCTGTTACTCGTAGTAGCTTTTGGTCCCGGTGGTGTTAGTATGGATGAACATAAGAAGAAATGGTAG